The genomic stretch TTCAAATGTGTATCTGGAAGGCGTTACTATAAGGTATAATACGGCTGATTCTCGTGGTGGAGGGATATATTACCAGGGTGGAGGGAGTGTTTTTTTCAGTAGTGAAAATCCATGTAATATCTATGATAATCATGTTAATAGTCATAGTTATGGAAATGATATTTTTTCTCAGGTAGAATTGAATGTGATTGTTGATACTTTCTCAGTTCTGGAACCTACGAGTTATCATGCTGGTCCTATAAATAACTTCACATTCTCTATTCAGCACGGCTTCCATGATCAGGTGGAAGACGATATTTATGTCAGCCCTGATGGTGATAATGCCAATAGTGGTATAAGCCCCGATGATCCCGTGCAGACAATCAAATTTGCCAGCAGTCTTATCAAAGTCGATAGCCTGCATCCTGGCACAATACATTTATTGCCAGGAATATACAGTCCTTCAGCCAATAGTGAGTATTTCCCGATACTATTAAATGAATACACAATATTATCTGGCAGCATTGAAGCAGATGTGATATTAGATGCTGAGGGTGGTTCCGGCGTAATGATAATGGATGGTGAAGGTGATAAGCAGGTCATGAATGTGACAATGATAAATGGCGAGGCTCTAAATGGCGGAGGAGTAAAGTGTTCTGCAGATATCGGAGTATATTTAGAGAATGTAACTATCAGAGATAATTATGCTTCTCATGATGGCGGAGGGATATTTTGTTCTTACGCTACGCAGGTAGTTCTGCAGAATGTTACTGTTACTAATAACACTTCACAAGGAGCAGGTGGGATACAATGCTTTCAGGCGACTCTGGAAATGTATAATTCCACTGTGAGTAATAATCTTGCTTTCCAGGACGATTACAGCGATGGATATGGCGGAGGAATACATCTATATTCCAGCAATGCCTATCTGGAAAATGTGGTTATAGATAATAACTATGCCGCCATAAGTGGGGGAGGAATATATAGTAGTTGTGATCCTGAATATATGTCTGGCAGTAATCTGGAAATGAGAGATGTATCTATAACCAACAACGTTTGCCTGACAAATGGTGGCGGTATGTATGCTGATAATGAGACTATTATAGAATCGGAAAATATAATAATTGAGGATAATTATGCTACTGGTAGTGGTGGTGGCATGTATTGCTCTGAATCAAATCTCACCATGCTGGGTGGAAGAGTGATGAATAACACAGCTTATAATGGTGGTGGACTGCATATCATTATAACGAATGCTTTCCTCAGGAATATGCTTATTTGTGATAATTCTGCATTTAATAATGGGGCAGGATTATATTTATACAATAATTCTGATCTGAATATCCAGAATACAAGCATTGTAAATAATTTTGCAACTATCGATGGTGGAGGTATATTCTGTTATCATGCGACTTCAATTCAGTTAATAAACAGCATATTATGGAACAATCTCCCTCATCAGTTGTATTGTTATGCGGTTGGTGCTGCTAATCAAATATTGGTGGGTTACTCAGATATTGATGGTGGAAATGACGCTTTGATTACGAATGATAATGATAATGTTATCTGGCTGGATGGGAATATTGATGCTGATCCTATGTTTAATGACCCTGCTATTGGCAGCTATCTTTTGCAGCAGGATTCACCATGCATCGATGCAGGAATTGCCTATTATGAATATTATAGTACTTTGCTAATAGATCTGGACGAGGAGGAATACTGGGGAGAAGCACCAGATATGGGGGCTCTTGAGTATGGGATGGCAGAGACTGACGAATTTAAAATTGAAAATGTAAAATGTAAAATTAGTAATTATCCCAATCCATTTAATCCTGAGACACAGATAGTATTTAATTTATCGGAAACGGGACATGCGAATCTATCAATCTATAATCTAAAGGGTCAACTCGTTAAGCTTCTTGCAGATGAAATCCTCCCGGCAGGCATAAACAGCTTGATCTGGGATGGCAGGAATGAGAACGGCAGGAAAGTGAGTTCAGGAGTATATTTTCTCAGACTAAAGAGCAGAAATGAAGTAGTGAATAAAAAGATCATGCTAATGAAATAAAGTGCGAGGTATATTGAGTTAAGATGGTATTTCCGGATTGACTTAAGATTGGTTGGCAGTTTGGATAGTATCCAGGTAATATCTGTTGCCCTCAAGTCCCCGACAAATCGGGGCAGGCGTTTCTGATGAGTACATCGCCTTAACGTATAGCTTATTTTGGGAGATATAGTATTGATGAAATGATTGACTTAAATGGAATGAATTGCCGATTAATTGTTAGGGAGTATTGCGAATGAGAGTTTTGATATTTTGGATTACACTATTTATGATCTGTGGGCTGATGGGTGAAACTATAATATTGGGTGGCGAGGTGAATGGCGTCTGGACTGAGGCAGGTTCGCCTTATATGATCCATAATAATATTTCTATTGCCAATGGAGAATGCTTGCAGATTGAGCCGGCAGTGGAGATCATATTTATCTATAATTATAGTTTAACTGTGTATGGAAGTTTGCAATCTGAAGGGACAATTACTGATTCGATATACTGGACGGTGAGTGATACAACTGGGTTCAGTGATATCAGCACTCCGGCTGGAGGCTGGGGTGGAATATTATTTGATCACTGTGATGCCAGTATTGATAATGTATTGTCATACAACCGGTTGGAATATGGCAAGGCAGTTGGTGAAGAAATGCAATCTAATTGCGGGGGAGCAGTACGTGCAGATAGCTGCTTAAGTGTGGTGATAACCAATTGCCGATTGAGCGATAATCTGGCAGGTAATGGTGGCGCGATCGCATCTTTGAATGGCTCAGTTATTGTGATAGCCAATAATGAGATCATTGCTAATAAAGCTTATGATTTAGATCGGAACACAGGGGATGGAGGAGCAATATTTTGCCATTATGATACGGGCAGCACAATAGAAAACAACATAATAGCAGGTAACAGCTCTGAAAGCGATGGAGGTGGTATTTGTTACAAGCTATGTGAAAATTTTCAGCTGAACAATAATTTAATAGAGCGAAATTCTTCACCGAGAGGAGGGGGTGGTATTTACTCAGATCGATGTGAGGGAGGTGTGATCTGCGGAAATGAGATAAACCAGAATTCGAGTTCATCTTCTTCTGGTGGGGGTATATCACTGAGAGGTGGAGAAGGAATAACAATAGCGGATAATCTCCTGACTGGAAACAGTTCTATTCATGGTGGAGGAATATATTGCAGTGATTCAGATTATGCAATAATCTCTGATAATATTATTGAAGGCAATATTGCTCAAACTGGAGCCGGAATATCAAAAGGTATCTCTGAAATCGGATCAGAAGGATGTCTTATTTCTGGAAACAGTATCAGGTATAATCGAGCAAGAGTGCTGGGGGGAGGGTTGTACTGGAGCAATTGTACAGCAGTTATGGATTCAGTAGATCTGAATAGTATTTATATGAACCAGGCAATACTGGGTGATGATGTCTATAGTAAGTATGGATCAGGTACAGTATATCTTGATACAATGACGGTGGCTATGGCTACTGGGGCTTATGTATATCCTGTTAATGATCTGGAATTTGATATTTTGCATGGCTTGTTGGAGCAGGAGAATGCTGATCTATATGTATCACCAGATGGTGATGACTCTAGTAGTGGGCTATCATGGGCATCGGCTTTGAAAACACTTGATATGGCAGCCCGGAAAATAATTCCAGGAGAAGAAGAGCTGACGATACACCTGGCAGCAGGAGTTTATGGGAATAATTCGAGTGATGAAGTGTTTCCTATAGTAGGGCTTAGCAAAGTGAATATTTGTGGAGCAGGAGCAGAAGCTACAGTTCTTGATGCCGAAGGCAGCAGTATGATCTTTTATTATATCGAAGTGGATAGCTGCTGCATAAGGGATTTAACGATTAGGAATACTTTGATTGATGCTGCTGTACTTAATCAATTTTATGTAGCAGCAGTTTATTTGGATAATAGTGATCTGAGAATAGAGAATGCCGTGCTGAGAGATAATGTGAATCATGTGTACGGTGGTTCTCTGAATGTTTACAATGAATCCCGCTGTGAATTGGAAAATGTGAAAATACATGATAATTCAAGTTACAGCGGTAGTGCGATCTATGCAAATGATTCAGAAGTAATAGTTAATAACTGCCAGATCACCGGTAATACATCATTTCTGAGAGAATGGGGATCAGATGGCTGTCTGGAATCAAAAAGCTATTCTGAAATACTGATCACAAATACTACGATAGCAGATAATAACTGTGTGGAAGGATATGTGCTTCATTGCGACACGCATTCCGGGTTGAAGCTTATAAACTGTATCTGCTATAATAACTCAGAAGTGGAGTTATGGACAAATCAATCAGAGGATTTTGATGATCCGCTGCTGGTGGCATATAGCGATATAAGAGGAGGTGAAGCCAGTATCTGGAATACTCATGATGTGGAAATCAACTGGCTGGAGGGCAATATAGAGGCTAACCCGATATTTGTCGATGCCGAAGCCGGTGATTATAGACTGGTTTCCTGGTCGCCCTGCGTGGATAGCGGGATTGATTGGTTTGAATGGCTTGATGAAGTGCTGGTAGATATTGGAGAAGCTGAATATTCTGGCTTGGCACCAGATATGGGCTGCTATGAACATGACGCTAATGCTGAGGAACCAGATGAAATTATACCCGTACTCAATTACCTGGTTAACTACCCTAATCCCTTTAATCCAGAAACGACAATAGTATTTTATGTGCAGCAGCCAGGAAATGTGAAACTGGCAGTTTATAACGTGAAAGGTCAAATAGTGAAGGTACTGGCTGATGAGATTATGTCCGCAGGAGAAAATGGTCTAATCTGGGATGGCAGAAATGATAGAGGTAATCCGGTGAGTTCTGGAGTATATTTTGTGCGGCTTCAAAGCAAAACGGATAGATTGATAAAGAAGATCATACTGATGAAGTAAGCAGAAGTCTTTTGTCAACAATGTTAACAAGGTTAACTCAGTTAGCAAGGAGATCAATAAATTGGAGGACGAATGAAGCCGGTGATATTGTTAGTATTTTGTTTACTGGCAATTGGAATTGGGGCAGTAACCATTAATGTGCCAGAAGACTATGCAACGATCCAGGAAGGGATTGATGAGTCAGTTGATGGAGATCGTGTACTCGTGGCACCTGGAACTTATTTGGAGAATATCAATTTTAATGGGAAAGGAATAACTGTAGGCTCATGGTTTTGCACAACTCAGGATACCAGTTATATATATCAGACAGTAATTGATGGCAATGAAGAACTCAATGTTGTGCAGTTCAGCAGTAATAGTGAATTAGCTGGTTTTACGATCAGGAATGGGTATGCTTATTGCGGGGGCGGCATAATATGCTGGTATGTGCAGGATTCTGTACTGGAATCGTTGATCATAGAGAATAATGAATCTCCTCAGTGGGGAGGAGGAATTTATTGTAGTTATTCCAATTTGAGCATTAATAATACAATTATCAGCGATAATCATGCTAATGATGCAGGGGGAGGAATATATTGTCAAAATTCTGAATTAGTTTTGGAAAGTGTAACAATCAAAAACAATTCAGGAAGAAACACAGGTGGTGGATTGGCATGTAGTGATACCGGGCTTATAGTATTCAG from Candidatus Stygibacter australis encodes the following:
- a CDS encoding T9SS type A sorting domain-containing protein, whose translation is SNVYLEGVTIRYNTADSRGGGIYYQGGGSVFFSSENPCNIYDNHVNSHSYGNDIFSQVELNVIVDTFSVLEPTSYHAGPINNFTFSIQHGFHDQVEDDIYVSPDGDNANSGISPDDPVQTIKFASSLIKVDSLHPGTIHLLPGIYSPSANSEYFPILLNEYTILSGSIEADVILDAEGGSGVMIMDGEGDKQVMNVTMINGEALNGGGVKCSADIGVYLENVTIRDNYASHDGGGIFCSYATQVVLQNVTVTNNTSQGAGGIQCFQATLEMYNSTVSNNLAFQDDYSDGYGGGIHLYSSNAYLENVVIDNNYAAISGGGIYSSCDPEYMSGSNLEMRDVSITNNVCLTNGGGMYADNETIIESENIIIEDNYATGSGGGMYCSESNLTMLGGRVMNNTAYNGGGLHIIITNAFLRNMLICDNSAFNNGAGLYLYNNSDLNIQNTSIVNNFATIDGGGIFCYHATSIQLINSILWNNLPHQLYCYAVGAANQILVGYSDIDGGNDALITNDNDNVIWLDGNIDADPMFNDPAIGSYLLQQDSPCIDAGIAYYEYYSTLLIDLDEEEYWGEAPDMGALEYGMAETDEFKIENVKCKISNYPNPFNPETQIVFNLSETGHANLSIYNLKGQLVKLLADEILPAGINSLIWDGRNENGRKVSSGVYFLRLKSRNEVVNKKIMLMK
- a CDS encoding right-handed parallel beta-helix repeat-containing protein; translated protein: MRVLIFWITLFMICGLMGETIILGGEVNGVWTEAGSPYMIHNNISIANGECLQIEPAVEIIFIYNYSLTVYGSLQSEGTITDSIYWTVSDTTGFSDISTPAGGWGGILFDHCDASIDNVLSYNRLEYGKAVGEEMQSNCGGAVRADSCLSVVITNCRLSDNLAGNGGAIASLNGSVIVIANNEIIANKAYDLDRNTGDGGAIFCHYDTGSTIENNIIAGNSSESDGGGICYKLCENFQLNNNLIERNSSPRGGGGIYSDRCEGGVICGNEINQNSSSSSSGGGISLRGGEGITIADNLLTGNSSIHGGGIYCSDSDYAIISDNIIEGNIAQTGAGISKGISEIGSEGCLISGNSIRYNRARVLGGGLYWSNCTAVMDSVDLNSIYMNQAILGDDVYSKYGSGTVYLDTMTVAMATGAYVYPVNDLEFDILHGLLEQENADLYVSPDGDDSSSGLSWASALKTLDMAARKIIPGEEELTIHLAAGVYGNNSSDEVFPIVGLSKVNICGAGAEATVLDAEGSSMIFYYIEVDSCCIRDLTIRNTLIDAAVLNQFYVAAVYLDNSDLRIENAVLRDNVNHVYGGSLNVYNESRCELENVKIHDNSSYSGSAIYANDSEVIVNNCQITGNTSFLREWGSDGCLESKSYSEILITNTTIADNNCVEGYVLHCDTHSGLKLINCICYNNSEVELWTNQSEDFDDPLLVAYSDIRGGEASIWNTHDVEINWLEGNIEANPIFVDAEAGDYRLVSWSPCVDSGIDWFEWLDEVLVDIGEAEYSGLAPDMGCYEHDANAEEPDEIIPVLNYLVNYPNPFNPETTIVFYVQQPGNVKLAVYNVKGQIVKVLADEIMSAGENGLIWDGRNDRGNPVSSGVYFVRLQSKTDRLIKKIILMK